One window of Perca fluviatilis chromosome 12, GENO_Pfluv_1.0, whole genome shotgun sequence genomic DNA carries:
- the LOC120570057 gene encoding zinc finger protein 213-like, translated as MSLADSRDYMKVKQAVLDKFNISAETYRQRFRSKTVVAGETAKELQARLKDLMGKWLVPELLTNEEVCDRIVLEQFLDMLHPELQVWVRERTPASSAQAADLVETFMAARQSRRGPQQQDWRRPYQAAQREPDKTFSGKSVGGSGRVFKPSNSPGVSTIPARAPRVLVCHGCGQPGHIRPNCTVQRMSDSRICYIPGHSKHLSGTSSDVTVPVKIGGKTVQALVDTGKKYRRHLRILSLELLFGREVRGPLDILRRVGRGTPRQPTNIASYVLKMREKLDQLSSMAHKHLARAQTEAEDVV; from the exons ATGAGTTTGGCAGATAGCCGTGACTACATGAAAGTGAAGCAGGCTGTTCTCGACAAGTTCAACATCAGCGCCGAGACTTACCGCCAACGTTTCCGGTCCAAGACCGTTGTGGCGGGTGAGACGGCGAAAGAACTTCAAGCCCGGCTGAAGGACCTGATGGGGAAATGGCTAGTTCCAGAGTTGCTGACCAATGAGGAAGTGTGTGACCGAATCGTGTTGGAGCAGTTCCTGGACATGCTGCACCCTGAGCTTCAGGTATGGGTGAGAGAGCGCACCCCTGCCTCGTCAGCGCAAGCTGCAGACCTGGTGGAGACCTTCATGGCCGCCAGGCAATCCAGAAGAGGCCCACAACAGCAGGACTGGAGAAGACCCTACCAAGCAGCCCAGCGGGAGCCAGACAAGACATTCTCTGGTAAGTCTGTGGGTGGTAGTGGTCGTGTGTTTAAACCCTCCAATAGCCCCGGTGTTAGCACCATTCCGGCTAGAGCACCTAGGGTACTTGTATGCCATGGTTGTGGCCAGCCGGGTCACATTAGGCCCAATTGCACAGTGCAAAGAATGTCTGATTCCAGAATATGTTACATACCTGGCCATAGCAAGCACTTATCTGGTACTTCTTCCGATGTAACAGTCCCTGTGAAGATAGGTGGAAAGACAGTTCAGGCTTTAGTTGATACAGGAA AGAAGTACCGCAGGCATCTACGGATTCTCTCCCTCGAACTCTTGTTCGGACGGGAGGTGAGAGGCCCGCTGGACATCCTCCGGAGAGTTGGGAGGGGGACGCCTCGCCAACCAACTAACATCGCGAGCTATGTCCTGAAGATGAGGGAGAAACTGGACCAGCTGAGCTCCATGGCCCACAAACACCTGGCCCGGGCTCAGACCGAGGCAGAAGACGTGGTATGA